A segment of the Georgenia sp. M64 genome:
TGTGCGGGTTGGTCGAGGTCGTGGAGGGTCGTGGGCCAGGGCGATGAGGCATGGCCACGGGGTCGGCGTTGCTCATGACAGGGTGAACAGCGGGCTGACCAGGACGAGACCGAGATCGTCACCGAGGTAGGCGAAGACGGCGAACATCACCAGCGCCGCACCGGCCAGGGCCAGGTCCTTGAGGAACTGGGTCTGTTCCATGGCCTTGGCTCCGGGATCGGTCTCGGCCCAGAAGCCGTGCATGATGAAGGCTGTGGGTACCAGGAACGCCACCAGCAGCAGGGCACCGACGTCGGGCCAGATCCCCAGGGCCACCATCAGGGCGCCGACCAGGATCTGCAGCCCCGTCAGCGGGACCATCACGTTGGCGGCCGGCACGCCCTTGCCCGCGGCGTAAGCAGCCATCATCTGCCTCTGTGCCAGGTGGCCGTAGCCTGACCCGACGAAGAGCAGGCCGAAAAGCACCCTACCGAGGAGCACCAGGACATCCACGTTATCCTCCCGAGGTCGCCGC
Coding sequences within it:
- a CDS encoding DoxX family protein — encoded protein: MLLGRVLFGLLFVGSGYGHLAQRQMMAAYAAGKGVPAANVMVPLTGLQILVGALMVALGIWPDVGALLLVAFLVPTAFIMHGFWAETDPGAKAMEQTQFLKDLALAGAALVMFAVFAYLGDDLGLVLVSPLFTLS